From Pseudomonas sp. CCI4.2, one genomic window encodes:
- a CDS encoding glutamine synthetase family protein, translated as MSVPPRAVQLNEANAFLKEHPEVLYVDLLIADMNGVVRGKRIERTSLHKVYEKGINLPASLFALDINGSTVESTGLGLDIGDADRICYPIPGTLCNEPWQKRPTAQLLMTMHEIEGEPFFADPREVLRQVVSKFDEMGLTICAAFELEFYLIDQENVNGRPQPPRSPISGKRPHSTQVYLIDDLDEYVDCLQDVLEGAKEQGIPADAIVKESAPAQFEVNLHHVADPIKACDYAVLLKRLIKNIAYDHEMDSTFMAKPYPGQAGNGLHVHISILDRDGKNIFTSEDPEQNAALRHAIGGVLETLPASMAFLCPNVNSYRRFGAQFYVPNSPCWGLDNRTVALRVPTGTPDSVRIEHRVAGADANPYLLLASVLAGVHHGLTNKIEPGAPVEGNSYEQNEQSLPNNLRDALRELDDSEIMARYIDPKYIDIFVACKESELEEFEHSISDLEYNWYLHTV; from the coding sequence GGTACCCCCGCGTGCCGTTCAGCTTAACGAAGCGAACGCGTTCCTTAAGGAACATCCTGAGGTTCTGTACGTTGACCTTCTGATTGCAGATATGAATGGTGTGGTGCGCGGTAAGCGCATAGAACGCACCAGCCTCCATAAGGTTTACGAGAAAGGCATTAACTTGCCGGCTTCTTTGTTTGCCCTGGACATCAATGGCTCGACGGTAGAAAGCACCGGCTTGGGTCTGGACATCGGTGACGCTGACCGAATCTGCTATCCCATCCCCGGCACTCTCTGCAACGAACCTTGGCAAAAGCGCCCTACTGCGCAGTTGCTGATGACCATGCACGAAATAGAAGGCGAACCCTTCTTTGCCGACCCCCGCGAAGTTCTGCGTCAGGTCGTCAGCAAGTTCGATGAAATGGGCCTGACTATTTGCGCCGCGTTCGAACTTGAGTTCTACCTGATCGATCAGGAGAACGTGAACGGTCGTCCCCAGCCACCGCGCTCGCCGATTTCCGGCAAACGCCCTCACTCGACTCAGGTTTACCTGATCGACGACCTCGACGAATACGTTGACTGCCTCCAGGACGTTCTGGAAGGTGCCAAAGAACAAGGCATCCCGGCTGACGCCATCGTCAAGGAAAGTGCCCCGGCGCAGTTCGAAGTGAACCTGCACCACGTCGCCGACCCAATCAAAGCGTGCGACTACGCGGTACTGCTCAAGCGATTGATCAAGAACATCGCTTACGACCACGAAATGGACTCGACCTTTATGGCCAAACCCTATCCGGGTCAGGCAGGTAACGGTTTACACGTCCACATCTCGATCCTTGATCGCGATGGCAAAAACATCTTTACCAGCGAGGATCCCGAGCAGAACGCCGCGTTACGCCACGCGATCGGCGGTGTGCTCGAGACCCTACCGGCGTCGATGGCGTTCTTGTGCCCGAACGTCAACTCCTACCGTCGTTTTGGCGCACAGTTTTATGTACCTAACTCGCCGTGCTGGGGCTTGGATAACCGGACGGTCGCCTTGCGCGTACCGACCGGAACACCCGACTCCGTACGTATCGAACACCGGGTAGCCGGTGCCGATGCCAACCCATACTTGCTGCTGGCCTCGGTGCTGGCGGGCGTACACCACGGTTTGACCAACAAAATCGAACCAGGCGCACCGGTAGAAGGCAACTCCTACGAGCAGAACGAACAAAGCCTGCCCAACAACTTGCGCGATGCCCTGCGCGAGCTGGACGACAGTGAAATCATGGCGCGCTATATCGACCCGAAATACATCGATATCTTCGTCGCCTGCAAGGAAAGTGAGCTGGAAGAGTTCGAACACTCCATCTCCGACCTCGAATACAACTGGTACCTGCACACGGTGTAA
- a CDS encoding TetR/AcrR family transcriptional regulator, translating into MTRPVTARKPRARSQARIDSILDAARTLLAADGVASLSIYLVAERAQIPPSSVYHFFASVPALLEALTADVHSAFRACLQAPIAHEQLTSWRDLSRVVELRMLSIYSADAAARQLILAQHGLTEVTQADRQHDIELGHLMHELFNRHFQLPAMPDDVDVFALAMELGDRVYARSVQLHDEITPRLAEEGMRVFDAYLGLYLPPYLPKREWLEH; encoded by the coding sequence ATGACCCGCCCCGTTACCGCCCGCAAACCCCGCGCCCGCAGTCAGGCGCGCATCGATTCAATCCTTGATGCGGCGCGCACGCTGCTGGCGGCCGATGGGGTGGCCAGTCTGTCGATTTATCTGGTGGCCGAGCGCGCGCAAATTCCGCCGTCGTCGGTGTATCACTTTTTCGCCAGCGTACCTGCCCTGCTCGAAGCCTTGACCGCCGATGTCCACTCGGCTTTTCGCGCGTGCCTGCAAGCGCCGATAGCCCACGAGCAGCTCACCAGTTGGCGTGACCTGTCGCGGGTGGTCGAGCTACGAATGCTCAGCATCTACAGCGCCGACGCCGCCGCCCGCCAGTTGATCCTCGCGCAACACGGCCTGACCGAAGTAACCCAGGCCGACCGTCAGCACGACATTGAGCTGGGCCATCTGATGCACGAGCTGTTCAACCGACACTTCCAGCTTCCAGCGATGCCCGACGACGTGGATGTATTTGCCTTGGCGATGGAGCTGGGTGACCGGGTATACGCACGCTCGGTGCAACTGCATGACGAGATCACCCCGCGTTTAGCCGAAGAAGGCATGCGCGTGTTCGACGCCTATTTGGGGCTGTATCTGCCGCCTTATCTGCCCAAGCGTGAATGGCTAGAGCACTGA
- the ssuB gene encoding aliphatic sulfonates ABC transporter ATP-binding protein: MSSLKQVPQPPNLLRGIPLAVRKLRKTFGPREVLKDVDLHIPAGQFVAVVGRSGCGKSTLLRLLAGLDKPTSGDLLAGSAPLSDALEDTRLMFQEARLLPWKKVIDNVGLGLHGNWRPRALEALEAVGLADRANEWPAALSGGQKQRVALARALIHQPRLLLLDEPLGALDALTRIEMQQLIERLWQKHGFTVLLVTHDVSEAVAIADRVILIEDGQVGLDLLIELPRPRVRGSQRQAVLETEVLNRVLLIPGTPPEPEPVSPLPTQLRWAQ; the protein is encoded by the coding sequence ATGAGCAGTCTCAAGCAAGTACCTCAGCCGCCTAATCTGCTGCGCGGAATTCCGCTGGCAGTGCGCAAATTACGCAAAACCTTCGGCCCGCGTGAAGTGCTCAAAGACGTCGATCTGCATATTCCTGCCGGTCAGTTTGTTGCGGTCGTGGGCCGCAGCGGATGTGGCAAAAGTACGTTGCTGCGGTTGTTGGCGGGGTTGGATAAACCGACCTCCGGCGACTTGCTGGCAGGCTCGGCACCGCTCAGTGACGCCTTGGAAGACACGCGGTTGATGTTCCAGGAAGCGCGGTTGCTGCCGTGGAAAAAAGTCATCGATAACGTCGGCCTTGGTTTGCATGGCAACTGGCGGCCACGAGCCCTGGAAGCGTTGGAAGCGGTGGGCTTGGCCGACCGCGCCAACGAGTGGCCGGCAGCCTTGTCCGGTGGCCAGAAACAGCGTGTGGCGCTGGCCCGCGCATTGATTCATCAACCTCGCCTGTTGTTGCTCGACGAACCACTAGGCGCGTTGGACGCACTGACCCGAATCGAGATGCAGCAGCTGATTGAGCGGCTTTGGCAAAAACATGGCTTCACCGTGTTGTTGGTGACCCATGACGTCAGCGAAGCCGTGGCCATTGCCGATCGCGTCATCTTGATCGAAGACGGTCAAGTCGGTCTGGATTTACTGATAGAGCTGCCGCGCCCCAGGGTCCGTGGCTCGCAGCGCCAAGCTGTGCTGGAAACTGAAGTGTTGAACCGAGTGCTGTTGATACCTGGCACACCGCCTGAACCCGAACCTGTTTCACCATTGCCCACGCAATTGCGCTGGGCTCAATAA
- a CDS encoding TOBE domain-containing protein, whose amino-acid sequence MTIKAINVRNQFKGTIKEILEGPVLSEIDVQTPSGIVTSVITTRSVKELELVVGSEVIAFVKSTEVSIAKL is encoded by the coding sequence ATGACTATCAAAGCGATCAACGTTCGTAACCAGTTCAAAGGCACCATCAAAGAAATTCTCGAAGGCCCAGTGTTGTCGGAAATCGACGTACAGACGCCGTCCGGTATAGTGACTTCGGTGATTACCACCCGCTCGGTCAAGGAGCTGGAGTTGGTCGTTGGCAGTGAAGTAATTGCCTTCGTGAAATCCACCGAGGTGTCCATCGCAAAGCTGTGA
- a CDS encoding OprD family outer membrane porin, whose amino-acid sequence MNKSSLALAIAVGVLAQQAGAAGFLEDSKLNLSSRTFYYENDNHAPSVTQNNQRETGEVLKLDYLSGFTQGVIGVGVDAQMLYGLHLDGGAGHHPATGNSFWPSEHDGTAQSDLARGDANVKFRYSKTELHVGGALAPQLPILLSNDSRAMPQNFDGGIITSKDIDNVTLVAGQLEHSTGRASTNSTGLSVAGAYNDSNQFRFAGGDWKVTKDLTLQYYHANLEDFYKQDFLGLVHVLPLGNDQSFKTDLRYFNSRSDGKNSSGTAGYAFNNNGGYADHAGEVDNNTWSTIFTYQLGGSSFLAGYQSVSDSGGFVLLNQGSVSNDGKTAGALNSEDNGGTSFYLFTDSTVNSFIRAGEQTKFAQYSYDFSRIGVPGLKASISYLKGDDIKSSIASSNRTFSEWERDARIDYVIQTGYLKGFGTTLRTGSYHVGGDTTVGNGSTRSTDQTRLIFNYTYAFF is encoded by the coding sequence ATGAACAAGTCAAGCTTAGCGCTGGCTATTGCTGTTGGCGTATTGGCCCAACAAGCAGGCGCTGCAGGATTCCTGGAAGACAGCAAACTCAATCTCAGTTCCCGTACTTTTTACTACGAGAACGACAACCATGCGCCATCCGTTACTCAGAACAACCAGCGTGAAACTGGTGAAGTTCTGAAGCTTGATTACCTCTCCGGTTTCACCCAAGGCGTTATCGGCGTTGGTGTTGATGCTCAGATGCTCTACGGTCTGCACCTTGATGGCGGCGCTGGTCACCACCCGGCTACCGGCAACTCTTTCTGGCCTAGTGAGCATGACGGCACCGCTCAGAGCGACTTGGCTCGCGGCGACGCTAACGTCAAGTTCCGCTACTCGAAAACCGAATTGCACGTTGGTGGCGCCTTGGCACCACAACTGCCAATTCTGCTCTCGAACGACAGCCGCGCAATGCCGCAAAACTTTGACGGTGGCATCATCACCTCAAAAGACATCGACAACGTGACGTTGGTTGCTGGTCAGCTGGAACACTCCACTGGTCGCGCATCGACCAACAGCACCGGCCTGTCGGTTGCTGGTGCGTACAATGACAGCAACCAGTTCCGTTTCGCTGGCGGCGATTGGAAGGTCACTAAAGACCTGACTTTGCAGTACTACCATGCCAACCTGGAAGACTTCTACAAGCAAGACTTCTTGGGCTTGGTCCATGTTCTGCCATTGGGTAATGATCAGTCGTTCAAGACTGACCTGCGCTACTTCAATAGCCGTTCTGACGGTAAAAACAGCAGCGGCACCGCTGGTTATGCGTTCAACAACAACGGCGGCTATGCGGATCACGCAGGCGAAGTTGACAACAACACTTGGAGCACGATCTTCACTTACCAGTTGGGTGGCAGTTCGTTCCTGGCCGGTTACCAGAGTGTTAGCGACAGCGGTGGTTTTGTTCTGCTGAACCAAGGCAGCGTTAGCAATGACGGCAAGACTGCCGGTGCTTTGAACAGCGAAGACAACGGCGGCACAAGCTTCTATCTGTTCACTGACTCCACCGTCAACAGCTTCATCCGCGCAGGTGAGCAAACCAAGTTCGCTCAATATTCTTATGACTTCTCCCGCATCGGCGTTCCAGGCTTGAAAGCTTCGATCTCCTACCTGAAGGGTGATGACATCAAGAGCTCCATCGCGAGCAGCAATAGGACCTTCTCCGAGTGGGAACGTGATGCACGTATCGACTACGTGATTCAGACTGGTTACCTGAAAGGCTTCGGTACCACCCTGCGGACCGGTAGCTACCATGTTGGTGGCGATACAACCGTCGGTAACGGCAGCACCCGCAGCACCGATCAGACCCGTCTGATCTTCAACTACACCTACGCTTTCTTTTGA
- a CDS encoding sulfonate ABC transporter substrate-binding protein yields MRTAILRRSLVALVVAAVTFGTIAAAQAESVRIGYQKYGTLVLLKAKGSLEKRLAAQGVQVQWTEFPGGPQLLEGLNVGSIDFGVTGETPPVFAQAAGADLLYVAYEPPAPTSEAILVPKDSPITSVKDLKGKKVVLNKGSNVHYLLVKALEDAGLKYTDIQTIFLAPADARAAFERGSVDAWVIWDPYQAAAEQQLQARTLRDGKGIVDNHQFYLATKPYAEQHPEVIKALVEEIRAVGEWSQANPEDVTQQVAPLLGLPVDITRISVKRQGYGAQLITPEVVVAQQKIADTFYQLKLIPKPLGIKDVIWTAPANVAKAP; encoded by the coding sequence ATGCGCACTGCTATTCTGCGTCGAAGCCTGGTCGCTCTGGTTGTTGCGGCTGTCACCTTCGGCACCATCGCCGCCGCCCAAGCAGAAAGCGTGCGCATCGGTTATCAGAAGTACGGCACGTTGGTGCTGCTTAAGGCCAAAGGCTCGCTGGAGAAACGTCTCGCCGCACAGGGCGTGCAAGTGCAATGGACCGAGTTTCCCGGTGGTCCGCAATTGCTAGAAGGGTTGAATGTAGGTTCTATCGATTTCGGCGTGACCGGCGAAACACCGCCAGTCTTCGCCCAAGCGGCTGGCGCTGATTTGTTGTACGTCGCATACGAGCCGCCTGCGCCCACCAGTGAAGCGATTCTGGTACCCAAGGATTCACCGATCACGTCGGTGAAAGACTTGAAAGGCAAGAAGGTCGTTCTTAACAAAGGTTCCAATGTTCATTACTTGCTGGTGAAAGCGCTGGAAGACGCCGGCCTTAAATACACCGATATCCAAACTATATTCCTGGCGCCCGCCGATGCGCGAGCTGCCTTTGAGCGTGGCAGTGTTGATGCCTGGGTGATATGGGATCCGTACCAAGCCGCCGCTGAGCAACAGTTGCAAGCGCGCACCCTGCGGGATGGCAAAGGCATCGTGGACAACCACCAGTTCTATCTGGCGACCAAACCCTACGCTGAACAGCACCCTGAAGTGATTAAGGCCCTAGTCGAAGAAATTCGGGCGGTGGGCGAATGGTCCCAAGCCAATCCTGAAGACGTCACGCAGCAAGTGGCGCCGCTGCTTGGTCTGCCAGTGGACATCACCCGTATTTCAGTAAAACGCCAAGGCTACGGAGCGCAGCTCATCACGCCAGAGGTGGTCGTGGCGCAACAGAAAATCGCTGACACCTTTTATCAGCTCAAGTTGATTCCCAAACCGTTGGGCATCAAAGACGTGATTTGGACTGCTCCCGCTAACGTGGCCAAGGCCCCGTAA
- a CDS encoding LysR family transcriptional regulator, with translation MELRHLRYFLMVAEEQHFTRAAMRLNMQQPPLSNQIRILERELGFELFRRHPKGVDLTAGGQVFLQEARAILSRVEDGSKRAARAAKGLEGALSIAFTSSAAAHPLIPRMIRSYRELYPSVTLLLSEGNAGELTEEVQSRRVSIGILRAPVAHPQGITLHRLLNEEMLLVLPVGHRLLPVTIPVEPELPSVSLKALADESFILVRRRGAPGMYSKLIEACESAGFTPKIAFEIERMLTNINLVAAGAGVSVVPASMLGFHRDSVVYCRIQGARPRLVAPITLLCGTDDLEPTTQNFIALAKELGRKHRKESS, from the coding sequence ATGGAACTGCGACACCTACGTTATTTCCTGATGGTCGCCGAAGAGCAGCATTTCACCCGTGCGGCGATGCGCTTGAATATGCAGCAGCCGCCACTGAGTAATCAGATTCGGATACTGGAGCGCGAGCTGGGTTTCGAGCTGTTCAGGCGCCATCCCAAAGGGGTTGATCTGACCGCCGGCGGACAGGTGTTCTTACAGGAAGCCCGGGCGATTTTGAGCCGGGTCGAAGACGGCTCGAAACGTGCCGCCCGCGCCGCCAAAGGCCTGGAAGGTGCGCTCTCCATTGCTTTCACTAGCTCTGCTGCGGCGCACCCGTTGATTCCGAGGATGATTCGTTCCTACCGCGAGCTGTACCCGAGCGTCACGCTGCTGTTAAGCGAAGGTAATGCCGGGGAATTGACCGAAGAAGTCCAGTCGCGCCGCGTGAGCATCGGTATTTTGCGTGCGCCGGTGGCACATCCCCAAGGCATCACGCTGCATCGATTGCTAAACGAAGAAATGCTACTGGTGCTGCCGGTGGGGCACCGGCTATTACCCGTGACGATTCCCGTTGAGCCCGAACTCCCCAGCGTTTCGCTTAAAGCCTTGGCCGACGAATCCTTCATTTTGGTGCGCAGACGTGGCGCGCCGGGCATGTATTCGAAATTAATCGAGGCCTGCGAGAGCGCGGGTTTCACGCCAAAAATCGCCTTTGAAATCGAGCGCATGCTGACCAACATCAATCTGGTCGCCGCGGGAGCAGGTGTATCGGTGGTGCCCGCTTCAATGCTCGGCTTTCATCGGGACAGCGTGGTGTATTGTCGGATTCAAGGCGCCCGCCCACGGCTGGTGGCGCCGATTACCCTGCTCTGCGGGACTGATGATCTGGAGCCGACGACGCAGAACTTTATCGCGTTGGCCAAAGAACTGGGCCGTAAGCACCGCAAAGAATCCAGCTAG
- the ssuC gene encoding aliphatic sulfonate ABC transporter permease SsuC encodes MSLSASQKIIHRLAPWALPVLLLAVWQLSVSAGWLSTRILPAPSAVIAAGVALVRSGEIWTHLAISGWRAGVGFAIGGGIGLALGFITGLSKWGERLLDSSVQMIRNVPHLALIPLVILWFGIDESAKIFLVALGTLFPIYLNTYHGIRNVDPALVEMARSYGLSGFSLFRQVILPGALPSILVGVRFALGFMWLTLIVAETISASSGIGYLAMNAREFLQTDVVVLAILLYAVLGKLADLAARGLERVWLRWHPAYQTTKGGAV; translated from the coding sequence ATGAGCCTTAGCGCTTCGCAAAAAATCATTCACAGACTGGCGCCTTGGGCACTTCCGGTCTTGCTGTTGGCGGTGTGGCAGCTGTCGGTGTCGGCCGGTTGGCTGTCCACCCGCATCTTGCCTGCACCGAGCGCGGTTATCGCGGCCGGCGTGGCACTGGTTCGCAGCGGTGAAATATGGACGCATTTAGCCATTAGTGGCTGGCGCGCCGGTGTCGGTTTTGCCATTGGTGGCGGCATCGGTTTGGCGCTGGGCTTTATCACCGGCTTGTCGAAGTGGGGCGAACGGTTGCTGGACAGTTCGGTGCAGATGATCCGTAACGTGCCGCATTTGGCGCTGATCCCCCTGGTAATTTTGTGGTTCGGCATTGACGAGTCAGCAAAAATATTTCTGGTGGCGCTGGGTACGTTGTTTCCGATTTACCTGAACACCTATCACGGCATTCGCAATGTTGATCCGGCCTTGGTCGAGATGGCGCGCAGTTACGGATTGTCCGGTTTCTCGTTGTTCCGCCAGGTGATTTTGCCGGGTGCGCTGCCTTCGATTTTGGTGGGCGTGCGTTTCGCATTAGGTTTCATGTGGTTGACACTGATTGTGGCGGAAACCATCTCCGCCAGTTCCGGCATTGGTTACTTGGCAATGAACGCCAGGGAGTTCTTACAAACCGACGTAGTGGTGCTGGCGATTCTTTTGTACGCCGTGCTTGGCAAGTTGGCAGACCTGGCAGCGCGTGGTCTGGAGCGTGTTTGGCTCCGCTGGCACCCGGCCTATCAAACAACCAAGGGCGGTGCGGTATGA
- a CDS encoding argininosuccinate lyase codes for MKINKRVLPTLPFRLAMIPLLMLAAGLAQAADKKEPHDNFYFLGEMNKASTVMVIDTKVVPPELGKKIVAAVDQVIVNGNKPGAERPADYLKYEPLILAIAGPDGSRMHSGRSRQDILSTTRRLMQRERVLNLLDEMNKSKAEFLKLAEDNIDTIVPAYTNGVQAQPITYAHYLLGFTSVFDRDATRFKEAYARLNMSPLGSGALGTSSFPIDRKQLAALLGFDGVVENSYDAAQLGALDTGIELTGISSSAALTIGLLVQDIHTQYHQPYPWIMITEGKLTGTSSIMPQKRNPYGLNLLRLQASDVVGGAMTYQLEAHNVTPGMPDYKRDQVEKTLDQTAMSFTMLADLLSNLQIDKARALEEVDADYSTTTELADMLQRDSDVPFRVGHHFASDLVTYGRLNKMKPADIPFSEVQRIYGEALKAFNFEHAQFPLTQAQFRTSLTAQNMIASSKGLGGPQRLEVERMLAAEKASLIDDQNWVKTQQQKLTKASADRDAAFHKAGQ; via the coding sequence ATGAAAATAAATAAGCGCGTATTGCCGACCTTGCCGTTTCGTTTGGCGATGATCCCCTTGCTCATGTTGGCAGCGGGACTCGCCCAGGCGGCTGACAAAAAAGAACCGCACGATAACTTTTACTTTCTGGGCGAGATGAACAAGGCCTCCACGGTGATGGTCATCGACACCAAAGTTGTTCCGCCGGAGTTGGGTAAGAAGATCGTGGCCGCGGTCGATCAAGTCATCGTCAACGGCAACAAGCCGGGGGCCGAGCGTCCCGCCGATTACTTGAAGTATGAGCCGCTGATTCTTGCCATCGCTGGCCCCGATGGGTCGCGGATGCACTCTGGCCGTAGCCGCCAGGACATTTTGTCCACCACCCGACGGCTGATGCAGCGCGAGCGTGTGCTGAACCTGCTCGATGAGATGAATAAATCCAAGGCTGAGTTTCTGAAATTGGCCGAAGACAATATCGACACCATCGTGCCGGCGTACACCAACGGCGTGCAGGCGCAGCCGATTACCTATGCGCATTACCTACTCGGCTTCACGTCGGTATTTGACCGCGATGCAACTCGATTCAAAGAGGCCTACGCCCGACTGAACATGAGTCCGCTGGGCTCTGGCGCGCTGGGCACCTCCAGCTTCCCGATTGACCGTAAGCAATTGGCCGCGCTGTTGGGTTTCGACGGCGTTGTGGAAAATTCCTACGATGCGGCGCAGCTAGGGGCGCTGGATACCGGCATCGAACTCACCGGCATTTCCAGCAGTGCAGCGCTGACCATCGGTTTGCTGGTTCAGGATATCCACACTCAATACCATCAGCCTTATCCGTGGATCATGATCACCGAGGGCAAGCTGACCGGCACCAGCAGCATCATGCCGCAGAAGCGCAATCCGTATGGCCTGAACCTGTTGCGCCTGCAAGCCAGTGATGTGGTGGGCGGCGCCATGACCTATCAACTCGAAGCCCACAACGTGACGCCGGGCATGCCTGACTACAAGCGGGATCAGGTGGAAAAGACCCTCGACCAGACGGCCATGTCCTTCACGATGCTGGCTGATTTGTTGAGCAATCTGCAGATCGACAAAGCCCGTGCATTGGAGGAAGTCGATGCCGATTATTCGACCACCACCGAACTGGCGGACATGCTGCAACGCGATTCCGATGTGCCGTTCCGAGTCGGGCACCACTTCGCATCAGATCTGGTGACCTACGGTCGCTTGAACAAGATGAAACCTGCGGACATTCCGTTCTCTGAGGTCCAGCGAATATATGGCGAGGCGCTGAAAGCGTTTAACTTCGAACACGCCCAGTTCCCGTTGACCCAAGCCCAATTCCGCACCTCGCTGACCGCGCAAAACATGATCGCCTCAAGTAAAGGCCTCGGCGGCCCCCAGCGCCTGGAAGTCGAGCGTATGCTGGCGGCAGAAAAGGCCAGCTTGATCGACGATCAAAACTGGGTGAAAACCCAACAACAGAAATTGACCAAAGCCTCGGCTGACCGCGACGCCGCGTTTCACAAAGCGGGGCAGTGA